The DNA segment GGCTCATCGCCGTGCATTCCTGGATGCTTCTCAAGCCCGCCGCAGCCCAGAGTTTCCTGAAGCAGTTCCCCCGCAACCCGTTCCTCGGCCAGATCCTGCTCGGCATCGGCCTCTGCTGGTTCTGGCTGTTGATCGCCCCTCCCGGCATGGGCAAGCTCAGCGCGCTCTCGATGGAGCTGGGTGAGTTCAACAACGTGAAGCCTTTCCTCGGGATCGCGGTGCCGGTGGCGATCTTCCTGGTCTCCTACAGCGTGCGGGACTTCCTTGCGGTGCGGGCGCTCGGCGTCGTGGGACTGATGGCCGCCTCCCCCTTGCTGGAGTCCGCCTTCCTGCGCGACCCCGCCTCCCGGCTGCTGATCCCCATTTACGCTTACGCCCTGCTCACCGCCTCCCTCTTCTGGGTGGGGATGCCTTACCTTTTCCGTGATGCGGTCACCTGGATCACCGCAGATCAGAAACGCTGGAAGGTGGCGTCCACCGCAGGACTGGCCTACGGCGTCGCCACCTTGGTCTGTGCCTTCGCCTTCTGGCGCGGCTACTGATCAATAGACGGGCGCTCCGCCCGTGTCCTGGTATTCGGCCCCGCCGCCGCCACCGCCGCCGCCGCTCTGCTGCTGCTTCTTGTTGGCGGCATGCTCCATGTTCTCACCGAGGATCCGCATGTCCCTGCCAACGCCGATGGTGGTGTTGCAGGAGAGGTTCAGGCCGCAGATCAACGCGGCGATGGATGCCAGAAAAATTGTTTTCATACTCCGGTTTCCATAACCCATTCCGGCTGCTCCGCAATACTTAACTTTACTTAAGTTCACGCCGCAGCTCCACCACCGAATCACGGATCTCGAAGGCGGAGGAGCGGAGATGCTCCAGTGCGGCACGGTGATCCGGGTCCTTCTCCAAGGCGATGAGTTCCTGACAGGCACCAACGGCATCGTTCAACCAGTTCAGGCAGCGCTTCAGGACCGCCAGGACGAAACCCGTCTCAGGTTCATAGCCACTGCCACGGCCATTCAGGGCACCGGCCAGCTTTCCGCTGACCTGCAACAGGCTCGAAATCAGCTTGTAGGATGGAGTCCCCGGCCCCTCGTCGCGACGGACCAAATCCATGGCCCGGAGGGCCAGCTCCTGGGCGCGGGCCTGCAGGGGATGGGTATCGTCCTCATCGTCCGATTCCAGCGGATCAAAGCCATCGTCATCCTGCTCATCCTCCTGAAACAGGTGCCGTTCTTCGAACTTCCGGCCATCCTCTCCATACGGCGGCTCCTGCTCCCCCGCCTCCTCACGTTCCGCCAACGCATCGAGCAAACCGTCCCAGCCCATGACGAACGCTTCCTTCCGCTCGCTGTCGGCGTCCTCCATGTATTTTTCAAGGACCTCCTGGTAGGCGTCGGTCAGCCGGTCGGACTCCTTCAACCGTTCCTCCCAGGCATATTCGTCGAGCTCGCCGATATCCTCCGGCTCCTCGTCATCCGGCGTCCGGCGCTGGATCACCTGGCTCATGAAATCCCGCATGGCATTGAGGTTCGCCAGTTTCTGGGCCTCCTCCGCGTCCTCGTCCATCTGCCACTCATGCGGGAAAATGGTCAGATGGTAGTTCCAGGATTCCAGCACCACCCGGCCGTTGATTTCGCTGAACCACTCCAGGTAGAGCACGTTCCGCCACTCACAGGCGGCGTCCTTCCCGTCATCGTCGTAAAGCGCACCATCCTCTCCGCCGATGCGGACCTTGCTCTTCCGTGACGCGGTCATGTCCCCGATCACGCCGGATTGGTTCAGGTCCAGGGAATCCCCGTCATTACCTTGCTTCGGCTCCGGATTCTCGAAAAGCAACCGGGTTCCCGCGAGATCCCTCCAGCAATCACCGTCCAGCGAAAGCACCAGGGGGCTGTCACGGCCTGCCAGCCAGATCCGGCCCGTGGTGCGGCCTTCGACGGTGTTGTCGATCTCACCACGGGTGACCGCTTCATCGATCCTCCATGCCATGCGGACGAGTGTTCCCGACAACCGGCTCCCCCGTCAAGCAAGCGTCACGCCCGGCTTTCGGTCAGACCGGGAAATCCACCGCCGCCCAATTTCCCCGTTGCCACCGCCGCCGCCGTCCCGCAGCTTGCCGCCACGCACTATGGACTGGTCCCACATTCTCGGAACCGACCCCGCCGCGGGGTTGATGGTCATCCTCATCCTCGTCCTCATCGAGGGCGTGCTCTCCGTGGACAACGCGGCGGTGCTGGCGACCATGGTCATGCGCCTGCCGGAACACCAGCGCGGCAAGGCCCTCAAATACGGCATCATCGGCGCTTACGTCTTCCGCGGCATCTGCCTCGTCCTCGTCGGCTGGCTCATGAGCATCTGGTGGCTTGAACCGATCGGCGGCATCTACCTCCTCTACCTTTGCTGGAAACATTTCGCGCACCATGAATCCGTGGAGAAGGAAGGAGCCGCGCACGCCGCGAAGGAAGGCAACTGGCTCTACCGCCACACCATCGCCCGTCTCGGCCCCTTCTGGGCGACCGTTGTCGCCGTGGAGGTGATGGACCTCGCGTTCTCCTTGGACAACGTCTTCGCCGCCGTCGCCTTCACCAAGAACAAGCAACTCTATCCGCCGCCCTCGGACATGATCCTGGTCTGCATCGGCGTCTTCATCGGTATCCTCGCCATGCGCTTCGCCGCCCAGGGATTCGTGAAACTGATGCACAAGTATCCGTTCCTCGAGAAGTGCGCCTACATCGTCATCGGCATCCTCGGCGTGAAGCTGGTGCTGAGCGTACCGCGCCACTTCTTCGAGAAACACACCTCCGCCCACACCTACCTGGAGTCCCACCACCCGGGCTTCACCCACTCCTTCGCCGATCCGTTCCACGATTTCCTGGCGAGCAAGTACTTCGACCTCGGGACGTCCGCGCTCACCCTGCTCATCTTCATCGTCCCCGTCATCGCCTACCGGTTGAAAGCCCGGCCCGTCGCACCATGAAGTTCAAGTCCGTCAGGTTCGCCCTCAGCGCGAAAAACGCCGCCGCCTGCCCGGAATGGGAGATGCCGG comes from the Luteolibacter sp. SL250 genome and includes:
- a CDS encoding DUF475 domain-containing protein, producing MDWSHILGTDPAAGLMVILILVLIEGVLSVDNAAVLATMVMRLPEHQRGKALKYGIIGAYVFRGICLVLVGWLMSIWWLEPIGGIYLLYLCWKHFAHHESVEKEGAAHAAKEGNWLYRHTIARLGPFWATVVAVEVMDLAFSLDNVFAAVAFTKNKQLYPPPSDMILVCIGVFIGILAMRFAAQGFVKLMHKYPFLEKCAYIVIGILGVKLVLSVPRHFFEKHTSAHTYLESHHPGFTHSFADPFHDFLASKYFDLGTSALTLLIFIVPVIAYRLKARPVAP